A region of Toxotes jaculatrix isolate fToxJac2 chromosome 23, fToxJac2.pri, whole genome shotgun sequence DNA encodes the following proteins:
- the zgc:92429 gene encoding cysteine and histidine-rich domain-containing protein 1 — protein MALLCYNKGCGQKYDADKNKDDSCLFHPGVPIFHDALKGWSCCKKRTTDFSEFLSIKGCTRGRHSNEKPQEPLRPEVTSDKGEIKHTNGQEIIYQGPKSAEKLQRERPSSEEPKTKLSHKVSASLTQVLEKLEISMKAEKEQKESQTVIQGTRCKNSGCKTVYQGPETDMEVCTHHPGAPVFHEGYKYWSCCCIKTIDFNAFLDQKGCTTGKHRWVPKQDKKKVACRHDWHQTGNNVVVTIYAKNANPNLSCIEANRTVLSCQIQFENNKIFKRDFHLWGVIDVKQSSVNMVPSKVEISMRKADQVAWGKLEDPNYKPEPEPVQDTFTETNESYQPNWDIDDDDISDSDDDWAYDTPENKKQTKDGHGQKKTEGEVQNLQRKEVEEEMKRAMEERRKAEEEKKKLEEQRRQEEEEGYEDMPDLE, from the exons ATGGCTCTGCTGTGCTACAACAAAGGCTGTGGACAGAAGTATGACGCTGACAAGAACAAGGACG ATTCCTGCCTCTTCCATCCAGGAGTCCCCATCTTCCATGATGCTCTGAAG GGTTGGTCCTGCTGTAAGAAAAGGACAACGGACTTCTCAGAGTTTCTCTCCATCAAG GGCTGCACCCGCGGGCGCCACAGCAACGAGAAGCCCCAGGAGCCTCTGCGGCCGGAGGTGACATCAGATAAGGGGGAGATTAAACACACCAACGGCCAAGAGATAATCTACCAGGGACCCAAATCTGCAGAGAAACTGCAGCGAGAGAGacccag TTCAGAGGAGCCCAAGACCAAGCTGTCCCATAAAGTGTCTGCGTCACTGACTCAGGTGCTGGAGAAACTGGAAATCAGTATGAAAGCTGAGAAAGAGCAGAAag AGAGTCAGACCGTCATTCAGGGGACGAGATGCAAGAACTCAGGATGCAAAACA gtCTATCAAGGCCCAGAGACAGACATGGAGGTCTGCACCCACCACCCCGGTGCACCCGTCTTCCACGAGGG GTATAAGTACTGGAGTTGCTGCTGCATAAAGACAATAGACTTCAACGCTTTCCTGGACCAGAAGGGCTGCACCACAGGGAAACACCGCTGGGTCCCAAAACAG gaCAAGAAGAAGGTGGCGTGCCGACATGATTGGCACCAGACTGGAAATAATGTGGTTGTAACGATTTACGCCAAGAACGCAAACCCTAACCTTTCCTGCATAGAGGCCAACAGGACTGTG ctctcaTGTCAAATCCAGTTTGAGAACAACAAGATTTTCAAAAGAGACTTCCACCTGTGGGGg GTGATCGATGTCAAACAGAGCTCGGTCAACATGGTCCCGTCCAAAGTGGAGATTTCCATGCGTAAGGCCGACCAGGTGGCCTGGGGCAAACTGGAGGACCCCAACTACAAACCGGAGCCTGAGCCCGTGCAGGACACCTTCACTGAAACCAACGAGTCTTACCAGCCCAACTGGGACATCGACGACGATGACATCAGCGACTCGGACGACGACTGGGCCTACGACACGCCGGAGAATAAAAAGCAGACTAAGGACGGACATGggcagaagaagacagagggagaggtgcAGAATTTACAGAGgaaggaagtggaggaggagatgaagagggcgatggaggagaggaggaaggcagaggaggagaagaagaagctggaggagcagaggaggcaggaggaagaggaaggataCGAAGACATGCCCGATCTTGAGTAA